From a region of the Enterobacter cancerogenus genome:
- the srmB gene encoding ATP-dependent RNA helicase SrmB, which produces MTVTTFSELELDESLLNALESKGFTRPTAIQAAAIPPALEGRDVLGSAPTGTGKTAAYLLPVLQHLLDFPRKKSGPPRILILTPTRELAMQVADHARELAANTHLDIATITGGVAYMNHAEVFSENQDIVVATTGRLLQYIKEENFDCRAVETLILDEADRMLDMGFAQDIEHIAGETRWRNQTMLFSATLEGDAIKDFAERLLEDPVEVSATPSTRERKKIHQWYYRADNLEHKIELLKQLLKQEDATRTIVFVRKRERVHELAEILRNAGINNCYLEGEMAQVKRTEGIKRLTDGRVNVLVATDVAARGIDIPDVSHVINFDMPRSGDTYLHRIGRTGRAGRKGIAISLVEAHDHLLLQKIGRYVDEPLKSRVIDGLRPTTRAPSEKMTGKPSKKALAKRAERKEKEKEKPRVKQRHRDTKNVGKRRKPSSAAPETKTEE; this is translated from the coding sequence ATGACTGTAACGACTTTTTCCGAACTTGAACTCGATGAAAGCCTGCTCAATGCACTTGAGAGCAAAGGCTTTACACGCCCGACCGCCATTCAGGCCGCGGCCATTCCGCCTGCGCTTGAAGGCCGCGATGTGCTCGGTTCTGCGCCAACCGGCACGGGGAAAACAGCAGCCTATTTGCTGCCTGTGTTGCAGCACCTGCTCGATTTCCCGCGTAAAAAATCTGGCCCACCGCGTATTTTGATCCTGACGCCAACCCGCGAACTGGCGATGCAGGTTGCCGATCACGCGCGTGAGCTTGCGGCTAATACCCATCTGGACATTGCCACGATCACCGGCGGCGTTGCGTATATGAACCACGCCGAAGTGTTCAGCGAGAACCAGGACATCGTCGTTGCAACGACGGGCCGCCTGCTGCAATACATTAAAGAAGAGAACTTCGACTGCCGCGCGGTTGAAACCCTGATCCTCGATGAAGCTGACCGTATGCTGGACATGGGCTTTGCCCAGGATATCGAGCACATTGCAGGTGAAACGCGCTGGCGTAACCAGACGATGCTGTTCTCTGCGACCCTCGAAGGGGACGCCATCAAAGATTTCGCAGAACGTCTGCTGGAAGACCCGGTAGAAGTGTCTGCTACGCCGTCCACACGCGAGCGCAAAAAGATCCACCAGTGGTATTACCGTGCGGATAATCTTGAGCACAAAATTGAACTGCTCAAGCAGCTGCTGAAGCAGGAAGATGCGACCCGTACCATCGTGTTTGTGCGTAAACGCGAGCGTGTGCATGAGCTGGCAGAGATCCTGCGTAACGCCGGGATCAACAACTGTTATCTCGAAGGCGAGATGGCGCAGGTTAAGCGTACCGAAGGGATTAAGCGCCTGACCGATGGCCGCGTGAACGTGCTGGTAGCCACCGACGTCGCGGCGCGCGGGATCGACATTCCGGATGTCAGTCATGTCATCAACTTTGATATGCCGCGCAGCGGTGATACCTATCTGCACCGTATCGGTCGTACCGGACGTGCGGGCCGTAAAGGTATTGCGATTTCCCTGGTTGAAGCACATGACCATCTGCTGCTGCAGAAAATTGGCCGCTACGTCGACGAACCGCTGAAATCGCGGGTGATTGACGGGTTGCGTCCAACCACGCGTGCCCCGAGTGAAAAAATGACGGGTAAACCGTCTAAAAAAGCGCTCGCGAAGCGTGCCGAGAGAAAAGAGAAAGAAAAAGAGAAGCCGCGCGTGAAGCAGCGCCACCGCGACACCAAAAACGTAGGTAAACGTCGCAAGCCAAGCTCAGCTGCGCCTGAGACGAAAACTGAAGAATAA